One stretch of Niallia sp. XMNu-256 DNA includes these proteins:
- a CDS encoding acryloyl-CoA reductase has product MNDPFKALVVNKTETDFNVKVKELTLDQLPAGEVLIKVEYSGINYKDGLATIPDGNIVRSYPFVLGIDLAGVVVSSEDPRFQKGDEVIATSYEIGVTHFGGYSEYARIPADWIVPLPKNLTLKEAMIYGTAGFTAALSIHQLEESGITPDKGKVLVTGSTGGVGSLAVAMLARLGYQVVASTGKESQHDFLKNLGATEILSREEIVSEKIKPLDKQQWIGAVDPVGGNTLAAILSKVQYGGAVAVSGLTGGPKVPTTVFPFILRGVRLLGIDSVYCPMDIRLKVWEKMANEYKPNTALLHSIEKEISLEELPVHLPLLLKGQARGRYVVKI; this is encoded by the coding sequence GTGAATGATCCATTTAAAGCATTGGTAGTGAATAAAACCGAAACAGACTTTAATGTTAAGGTGAAGGAGTTGACCCTCGATCAGTTGCCTGCTGGGGAAGTATTAATTAAGGTAGAATATTCCGGTATTAATTACAAAGATGGACTGGCCACGATTCCGGATGGAAATATTGTTCGCTCTTATCCATTCGTACTAGGTATTGACTTGGCAGGAGTTGTTGTCTCTTCAGAAGATCCACGTTTTCAAAAAGGGGATGAAGTGATTGCGACTAGTTATGAGATCGGCGTCACCCATTTTGGCGGTTACAGTGAATATGCTCGGATTCCGGCAGATTGGATTGTGCCTTTGCCTAAAAATCTCACATTAAAAGAGGCAATGATTTATGGAACAGCAGGATTTACGGCTGCTCTTTCCATCCATCAATTAGAGGAAAGCGGAATTACTCCAGATAAAGGGAAGGTGTTAGTAACCGGTTCAACAGGTGGCGTTGGCAGCTTAGCAGTGGCCATGTTGGCAAGGCTCGGCTATCAAGTTGTAGCAAGTACCGGTAAAGAGTCCCAACATGATTTTCTCAAAAACCTCGGAGCTACGGAAATCCTTTCACGCGAAGAGATCGTTAGTGAAAAAATAAAGCCATTGGATAAACAACAATGGATCGGTGCCGTTGATCCCGTCGGCGGGAATACGCTAGCAGCCATCCTCAGTAAAGTTCAATATGGTGGTGCGGTTGCGGTGAGCGGCCTTACAGGAGGTCCTAAAGTTCCCACAACGGTCTTTCCGTTTATTCTTCGCGGCGTTCGTTTATTAGGAATCGATTCTGTTTATTGTCCAATGGATATCCGCTTAAAGGTTTGGGAAAAAATGGCCAATGAATACAAACCAAACACCGCTCTACTGCATAGCATCGAAAAGGAAATTAGTCTAGAAGAGTTACCAGTCCATTTGCCTCTATTACTAAAAGGACAAGCAAGAGGAAGATACGTAGTTAAGATCTAA
- a CDS encoding YojF family protein, with the protein MEPVIVEAVQRELDKYANKEVYIHLETTSGAYASHFNEGFFNSGAYIRNALVQYERGKIAGNGPFRIGLKLPIGWIYAEGITHFEVDDQDRLLLAGHDYQGKLAVCLEISQTPFS; encoded by the coding sequence ATGGAACCGGTCATTGTTGAAGCAGTCCAACGAGAATTGGACAAATATGCGAACAAAGAAGTTTACATCCATCTTGAAACAACAAGTGGTGCTTATGCCTCTCATTTTAATGAAGGCTTTTTCAACTCAGGTGCCTACATCCGTAACGCACTTGTCCAATATGAAAGAGGAAAAATTGCCGGAAACGGACCTTTTCGTATTGGTTTAAAATTACCGATCGGATGGATTTATGCTGAAGGAATTACTCACTTTGAAGTAGATGATCAAGATCGATTATTATTAGCAGGCCATGACTATCAAGGAAAACTTGCTGTTTGCCTTGAAATTAGTCAAACCCCATTCTCATAA
- the bshB2 gene encoding bacillithiol biosynthesis deacetylase BshB2 — MEKERHVLVVFPHPDDEAFGVSGTMAAHVANGTPVTYACLTLGEMGRNLGDPPFATRESLPLIRKNELIDAAEAIGLKDLRMLGYRDKTLEFEDEEKIIADITAIINEVNPSLVISFYPGYAVHPDHDATGAAVVKAVERISPSERPKLHVLAFSNGCEEEIGQADVVYDVTSFADIKIAALLSHRSQAQLMVAGLEEKYEQGDPDVLARINFERFWTYRFTD; from the coding sequence ATTGAAAAAGAACGGCATGTCTTAGTCGTTTTCCCGCATCCTGATGATGAAGCATTCGGTGTATCTGGAACAATGGCTGCCCATGTCGCCAACGGAACGCCTGTGACATATGCTTGCTTAACGTTAGGGGAGATGGGTCGAAATTTAGGCGATCCCCCTTTTGCAACAAGGGAATCACTGCCGCTCATCCGTAAAAACGAATTAATAGACGCAGCGGAAGCCATTGGTCTAAAGGATTTACGAATGCTTGGATACCGCGACAAAACGCTTGAGTTTGAAGACGAAGAGAAGATTATTGCTGATATAACTGCAATTATAAATGAGGTAAATCCTTCTTTAGTTATTTCCTTTTATCCAGGCTATGCGGTTCATCCAGACCATGATGCAACAGGGGCTGCCGTCGTTAAAGCAGTTGAACGAATTTCACCTAGTGAGCGTCCGAAACTTCACGTCCTTGCATTTTCTAATGGCTGTGAGGAGGAAATTGGTCAAGCGGATGTTGTATATGATGTCACATCTTTTGCCGATATAAAGATTGCCGCTCTCTTGTCTCATCGCTCACAAGCCCAATTGATGGTAGCGGGATTAGAGGAGAAGTATGAACAAGGCGACCCCGACGTACTAGCACGAATCAATTTCGAAAGGTTTTGGACTTACCGATTTACAGATTAA
- a CDS encoding DNA alkylation repair protein encodes MEDHLTTLMFHFNNERNQELAEPMANYMKNRFPFLGIKKPERTKLLRLFYRQTGILSQSFDPEWVMTLWEQDEREYQYAALDYLEKLLNKLDGSQITIMEKLITTKSWWDTVDALATKSVGEIARKSPEVIPEFIEGWAYGDHLWLRRTAILFQLKYKEQTNESLLYRFIEQNANSKEFFIQKAIGWALREYSKTNSESVRNFISSHQLAPLSVREGSKYLK; translated from the coding sequence ATGGAAGATCATTTAACCACGTTAATGTTTCATTTTAACAACGAACGAAACCAGGAATTAGCCGAGCCAATGGCAAATTATATGAAAAATAGATTTCCGTTTCTAGGGATTAAAAAGCCGGAAAGAACCAAATTGTTAAGGTTGTTTTACCGACAAACTGGGATTTTAAGTCAATCGTTTGATCCTGAATGGGTAATGACATTATGGGAGCAGGACGAAAGGGAATATCAATATGCGGCTCTTGATTACTTGGAAAAATTACTAAATAAATTAGATGGATCTCAGATTACGATAATGGAGAAGTTAATTACTACCAAATCATGGTGGGACACGGTGGATGCCCTCGCTACTAAATCAGTGGGGGAAATAGCTCGAAAGTCTCCAGAAGTTATACCTGAATTCATTGAAGGTTGGGCATATGGAGATCATCTTTGGCTTAGAAGAACAGCAATTCTTTTTCAATTAAAATATAAAGAACAAACAAATGAATCGCTTTTGTATCGCTTTATTGAGCAAAACGCAAATAGCAAAGAATTCTTTATCCAAAAAGCAATTGGCTGGGCATTAAGGGAATATTCAAAAACCAATTCAGAGTCCGTTCGGAACTTCATCTCATCCCATCAATTGGCTCCACTAAGTGTGCGGGAAGGGAGTAAATACTTAAAGTGA
- a CDS encoding PRK06851 family protein, which yields MSGRVIRYFAGGNTARGFYSLFDSSLADLDRIFILKGGPGTGKSTLIKSVGNHWSEKGYDIEFLHCSSDPDSVDGVIVPSLMVGIFDGTAPHVIEPKLPGAVEEYINLGEAWDSKGLASRKSEIKDLSKKVSEAFQNAYKTYGEALKIHDEWEKIYYKNMDLAKADELTEKLKESFFGEVTLNKPSKIQHRFLGAATPIGPVDFVSNLTADIEKRYFIKGRPGCGKSTMLKKIVTEGENRGFDLEVYHCGFDPQSLDMVIIRELGIAIFDSTAPHEYFPSRDSDEIIEMYGTVIAAGTDELYEKELNECQIKYRDKMTQGTGCLANAKTLREKLEAIYIEHMDFTIVEKHKHRIQSEIELISQEKQ from the coding sequence GTGTCAGGTAGAGTGATACGTTATTTTGCTGGCGGAAATACTGCACGGGGATTTTACAGCTTATTTGACTCAAGTTTAGCAGACCTTGACCGAATCTTTATTTTAAAAGGCGGCCCTGGTACAGGTAAGTCCACATTAATCAAAAGTGTTGGCAACCATTGGTCAGAAAAAGGGTATGACATTGAATTTTTACATTGTTCATCTGATCCAGATTCTGTAGATGGCGTGATTGTTCCTTCTTTAATGGTGGGAATTTTCGACGGAACGGCACCACATGTGATTGAACCTAAATTACCTGGTGCGGTAGAGGAATACATTAATTTAGGTGAGGCTTGGGATTCAAAAGGATTAGCGTCTAGGAAGTCTGAAATTAAGGATTTATCAAAAAAGGTGAGTGAAGCTTTTCAGAATGCTTACAAAACGTATGGAGAAGCTTTAAAGATTCATGATGAGTGGGAGAAAATTTATTATAAAAATATGGATCTTGCAAAAGCTGATGAGTTAACGGAAAAACTAAAAGAATCTTTCTTCGGTGAAGTTACTTTAAATAAGCCATCTAAAATCCAACATCGATTTCTAGGTGCAGCCACACCAATCGGCCCTGTAGACTTTGTCTCCAATTTAACAGCGGACATTGAGAAGCGTTATTTTATTAAAGGACGTCCTGGTTGTGGGAAATCGACGATGTTGAAAAAAATTGTCACTGAAGGGGAAAACCGTGGATTTGATTTAGAAGTTTATCATTGTGGCTTTGATCCGCAAAGTTTAGATATGGTCATTATTCGAGAACTGGGAATCGCCATATTTGACAGTACGGCTCCACATGAATATTTCCCATCTCGTGATAGTGATGAAATTATTGAAATGTATGGAACGGTCATTGCGGCTGGAACGGATGAATTGTATGAAAAAGAGTTAAACGAATGCCAAATTAAATATCGAGATAAGATGACTCAAGGAACAGGGTGTTTGGCAAATGCCAAAACTCTACGGGAAAAACTTGAAGCTATTTACATTGAACATATGGATTTTACTATTGTAGAAAAACATAAACATAGGATCCAAAGTGAAATTGAACTTATTTCCCAGGAAAAGCAGTAA
- a CDS encoding NAD(P)/FAD-dependent oxidoreductase encodes MEYECIIVGGGIAGLQAAIQLGRYMHQVLVIDSGDGRSSICHSYHNILGYPDGVSGLHLREIGKSHAEGLGIQFVNDKVESATQGEGGFQLETSTGKTFTTKRILLATGVMDRIPPFSELGPCLGISVYVCPDCDGYEVKDKRTIIMGSGRTGVGMAKTLSYWTKELIYINHEQEPIKDSDRKWLDDHGVQYIEYSIKTVLANDSQFQGVLLENGDKIEAEHGFIAFGGNEVRSQLAKQLGVELLENKHMLVDPRSKMTNVPRVWAAGDVVAHSEQVTIAMGEGSQAGIWIHKDILSENAGKR; translated from the coding sequence ATGGAATATGAATGTATTATTGTGGGCGGAGGCATTGCCGGTTTGCAAGCTGCAATCCAGCTGGGAAGATATATGCATCAAGTGCTTGTCATTGATTCGGGTGATGGACGTTCATCCATATGTCATAGTTATCATAATATTTTAGGGTACCCAGATGGAGTGAGCGGGCTGCATCTTCGTGAAATCGGAAAAAGTCATGCAGAAGGCCTGGGAATTCAATTTGTTAATGATAAGGTAGAGTCAGCAACTCAGGGAGAAGGCGGCTTTCAACTTGAGACGTCCACTGGAAAAACTTTTACGACGAAAAGGATTTTATTGGCGACAGGGGTAATGGACCGGATTCCCCCTTTTTCCGAATTAGGACCGTGTTTAGGAATTAGTGTGTATGTTTGTCCTGACTGTGATGGTTATGAGGTTAAGGACAAACGAACAATTATTATGGGTTCAGGTCGTACGGGTGTAGGAATGGCTAAGACCTTATCTTATTGGACAAAAGAATTGATCTATATTAATCATGAGCAGGAACCGATTAAAGACAGTGATCGGAAATGGTTGGATGATCATGGAGTCCAATATATCGAATATAGTATTAAGACCGTACTGGCAAATGATTCACAGTTCCAAGGTGTTTTACTTGAAAATGGCGATAAAATTGAAGCGGAACATGGATTCATTGCATTTGGCGGAAATGAGGTCCGATCTCAGCTGGCAAAACAATTGGGCGTTGAGTTATTGGAAAATAAACACATGCTTGTTGACCCTCGTTCAAAAATGACAAATGTTCCACGAGTTTGGGCAGCAGGGGATGTAGTCGCCCATTCGGAACAAGTCACCATTGCCATGGGAGAAGGGTCACAGGCTGGGATTTGGATTCATAAAGATATTTTAAGTGAAAATGCAGGAAAGCGTTAA
- a CDS encoding threonine/serine exporter family protein, whose amino-acid sequence MVIQQLITSFFASASFGVLFNVPKNRLFQGGLSGMVGWICYFLLVETGIDSVVASLMAAVIIGLIGQLFARLYKNPVIIFNVAGIIPLVPGGLAYDAMRHFVLNDYSVAIQLAAKAFLISGAIAVGLVFSEVLNRTIFQIKKTKHSRSREERFRH is encoded by the coding sequence ATGGTCATTCAACAGCTTATTACAAGTTTTTTTGCATCTGCTTCCTTTGGGGTATTATTTAATGTCCCAAAAAACCGATTGTTTCAAGGCGGGCTCTCTGGAATGGTTGGTTGGATTTGTTATTTTCTACTAGTGGAAACCGGGATCGATTCGGTTGTCGCCTCTTTAATGGCTGCGGTTATTATTGGATTAATTGGTCAATTATTTGCAAGGCTTTATAAAAATCCAGTAATTATTTTTAATGTTGCCGGAATTATTCCGCTTGTTCCAGGGGGCTTGGCTTATGATGCAATGAGGCATTTTGTTCTGAATGACTATAGTGTCGCCATTCAGCTCGCAGCAAAAGCATTTTTGATTTCAGGAGCAATTGCAGTTGGACTTGTTTTTTCAGAGGTGTTGAATCGAACGATCTTCCAAATCAAAAAAACAAAACACAGTCGCTCTCGGGAGGAACGTTTCCGTCATTGA